The proteins below come from a single Brassica napus cultivar Da-Ae unplaced genomic scaffold, Da-Ae ScsIHWf_1060;HRSCAF=1499, whole genome shotgun sequence genomic window:
- the LOC125595418 gene encoding uncharacterized protein LOC125595418 — protein sequence MTSPPQPPPEILVVIERTARVVAQLGLEHEKLILEANRCIENAPYKPPGSKTVLEVERSGFLKSCDHPYHQVYRKKRDAYFAQCQDGVIHFLRPKFDDDDDLKPPPNRDDPPPPPHPPPDDITPIDLGLVKVTALFVARYGQQFWHALIDMPMCPHFSFLKSSDKTFSYYNGLVGLYHRVLRPFPPDADEAPLGEFFRYVQLEKLHQKVTDLHALAYGLDCMDDRDASPLAMPPSFSLMTMPHHPNQDEDDIQPQCEPDPIPPYMFPERISLEELVIIKLTAFFVSRYGQCFLRALMMREVSNPHFDFLFFRWDQRPQFPSMEPAEIRSHVFNVLVYAYSKILMPSKRANDPGFCSVVVLAVFSSRLLRLEKPKLGEGVKTRAIIDLHAFVAGVDYLAHMHEPQYSGIMSPPQRLSVMIKNLQSPLQTPHPGILVLLPLGRKLSDYPQCSRSMCSHLEYTFPQSIGPDELGVIKLTALFVTRYGMSFMEALMKIAPTEFEFLKLTHSRRALFFAFIDVYSSVLKPFTKGGDHLAMALEFFFYCLQLNKLKKGVAVMELSAFLSGVDHFAWMDVNGYSAIVAAPECRSVMMNRLTQIDTGGGLDQPPTLRTPFSFPSNYYRFSSPHDIAIIKLTAVFVARYGVRICRELKKKLDARTVLKFMEPSDELFHFYEVAVHAYSNILEGSDDADTETVIERYFHCVQWEEQKEEGSMTFDDDLYGFVEAVDCFAQLEDGYFFQMMGNIHLHLVRPCDCLYEQTSSSEPKRRKVDESSSVIEDSSTIKVWVPTVYGRKVIKIAVGSLSEKVSSLKEKIANEIQMPAKDLKLRGKEGVLKGDKSLAQNDVETGEILTLTWRISRWY from the exons atgacgTCGCCACCACAACCTCCTCCAGAAATCTTAGTAGTGATTGAGAGAACAGCACGTGTGGTAGCCCAGTTGGGCTTAGAGCATGAGAAGTTAATCTTGGAAGCCAATCGTTGTATTGAGAATGCACCTTACAAGCCGCCTGGTAGCAAGACTGTATTGGAGGTTGAAAGGTCCGGCTTTTTGAAGAGTTGTGATCATCCCTATCACCAAGTCTACAGGAAAAAGCGCGATGCATACTTTGCTCAGTGCCAAGATGGGGTGATTCATTTCCTACGACCTAAattcgatgatgatgatgatctcaaGCCTCCTCCCAATAGGGACgaccctcctcctcctcctcaccCTCCTCCAGATGACATCACACCCATCGACCTCGGTTTGGTTAAGGTCACTGCTCTGTTTGTGGCGCGCTACGGCCAACAGTTTTGGCACGCTTTGATCGACATGCCCATGTGCCCCCATTTCAGCTTTTTGAAGTCTTCTGACAAGACATTCAGTTACTACAACGGACTTGTTGGTCTGTATCATAGAGTCCTAAGGCCTTTTCCTCCTGATGCTGATGAAGCTCCTCTTGGGGAGTTTTTCCGCTATGTTCAGTTGGAGAAGCTGCATCAGAAAGTCACTGATTTGCATGCTTTGGCGTATGGTCTTGACTGCATGGACGACCGAGATGCTTCTCCTCTTGCCATGCCACCCTCCTTTTCACTTATGACTATGCCTCATCATCCTAATCAAGATGAGGATGACATCCAACCCCAGTGTGAACCTGATCCCATTCCCCCATATATGTTTCCCGAAAGGATTTCACTAGAAGAGCTAGTTATCATTAAGCTTACTGCATTCTTTGTGTCTCGGTACGGTCAATGTTTTCTTCGGGCGCTGATGATGAGAGAGGTTTCCAACCCTCACTTTGACTTTCTGTTTTTCCGTTGGGATCAAAGGCCTCAGTTTCCGTCAATGGAGCCAGCTGAAATCAGGTCCCATGTTTTCAATGTGCTTGTTTATGCCTATTCAAAAATACTAATGCCTTCCAAAAGGGCCAACGACCCTGGTTTCTGTTCGGTGGTCGTTCTTGCTGTTTTTTCTTCCCGtcttcttcgacttgagaagcCGAAGCTGGGGGAGGGAGTGAAGACTAGGGCTATCATTGATTTGCATGCCTTTGTGGCAGGTGTGGACTATCTTGCTCACATGCATGAGCCGCAGTATTCTGGTATCATGTCACCACCTCAACGCCTTTCAGTTATGATAAAGAACCTGCAGTCACCACTACAAACGCCGCATCCTGGTATACTTGTTCTGCTTCCCCTGGGACGTAAGCTCAGTGACTACCCTCAATGCTCAAGGTCCATGTGTAGCCACCTTGAATACACATTTCCTCAATCGATTGGACCCGATGAGCTTGGTGTTATCAAGCTCACAGCGCTGTTTGTAACAAGGTATGGGATGTCTTTTATGGAGGCTTTGATGAAGATAGCGCCTACTGAGTTTGAGTTTCTGAAGCTAACTCATAGCAGGAGAGCGCTCTTTTTCGCGTTTATTGACGTGTATTCCAGTGTATTGAAGCCTTTCACAAAGGGCGGTGATCATTTGGCCATGGCTCTTGAGTTTTTCTTCTACTGTCTTCAGTTGAATAAGCTTAAAAAGGGAGTGGCTGTGATGGAATTGTCGGCTTTTTTGAGTGGTGTTGATCATTTTGCATGGATGGATGTTAATGGCTACTCTGCTATCGTGGCTGCACCTGAATGCCGTTCAGTGATGATGAACCGGCTAACGCAGATTGATACTGGTGGTGGTCTTGATCAGCCTCCAACTCTAAGAACTCCCTTCTCGTTTCCTTCTAACTATTATCGATTTTCCTCACCCCATGATATAGCTATCATTAAGCTGACAGCTGTGTTTGTGGCACGGTATGGGGTGCGCATTTGTCGGGAATTGAAGAAGAAATTGGATGCAAGAACAGTTTTAAAGTTTATGGAACCAAGTGATGAATTGTTCCATTTTTATGAGGTAGCTGTTCATGCATATTCCAACATATTAGAGGGTTCAGATGATGCTGATACAGAGACAGTTATTGAGAGATACTTCCATTGTGTTCAATGGGAGGAGCAAAAGGAAGAAGGGTCAATGACTTTTGATGATGATTTGTATGGTTTTGTGGAGGCTGTTGACTGCTTTGCTCAGTTGGAGGATGGATACTTTTTTCAGATGATGGGGAACATCCATCTCCATCTAGTACGTCCGTGTGATTGTCTTTATGAACAGACCTCTTCATCAGAGCCAAAGAGACGAAAGGTTGACGAGTCATCTAGTGTTATAgag gatTCCTCGACGATCAAGGTGTGGGTTCCAACAGTGTATGGAAGGAAAGTCATTAAAATAGCAGTGGGGTCGTTATCGGAAAAGGTGTCGAGTTTGAAGGAGAAAATAGCCAATGAGATTCAAATGCCAGCAAAGGATCTGAAGTTACGTGGCAAAGAAGGGGTATTGAAGGGGGACAAGTCACTAGCACAAAACGATGTTGAAACAGGAGAAATCCTCACCCTGACTTGGCGCATTTCTAGGTGGTATTAG